Below is a window of Vanessa tameamea isolate UH-Manoa-2023 chromosome 11, ilVanTame1 primary haplotype, whole genome shotgun sequence DNA.
GTTACAAATCGACATCATTATTTACATGGGCGCTTTGTTTACATTATTTCATAACTATTTATGGTTAGtaactacttattattattattattaattgtaaacaaataatttggCGTAAATTAAATGCACGATAGAAATCATGATATGCCATTTACTAGATTTACCTAAAAGGATTACAGAACATACTTAAAACTGATAAAGcggaaagataaaaatatttttttattttttttattgcattggttggcggacgagcatatgggcgacctgatggtaagtggtcaccaccgcccatagacaaaggcgctgtaagaaatattaaccattccttacatcacctatgcgccaccaaccttggaaactaagatgttatgtctgtgcctgtgattacactggctcactcacccttctaaccggaacacaacaatacagagtactgttatttggcggtagaatatctgatgagtgggtggtacctacccagacggacttgcacaaagcccttccaccaagtattaacactaacaataaaatattatttaaaaatactatttttgcaAAAATGCCGACTTGTAATCTTcgataatgtaaaaattattttaagtgttttcTGAGGGCATAAATTTTCTCAAGTATAAGAATGTTTTCTTCTAGGTTCTAACCTAAGTCTTTTATGTCGattatatgttgttataatgtttttttttaatgtacttaattcgATTACAATTACCATTATCGAATCATATAATTTCACTATAATTCTCTCAGAGAAAAACAGAATTAGGTAAAAATTACACATCGACACGGGACACATCTGCGCAATCGTCTCGATCTAATCACTGAAATAATTTCCCCTTCCCGCTTACTTTCCCTTTTCATTCATTgtgacataattttaattttgagcaGCTTGTCTAATAGTACACATATAAGTCAAttatttttgctattttatatttgaccTGTCATTTAATTCTGAGAGCTGCTGAGGTAATAAAAAACTAGCATTCGACTTAACACAAatctatttagtttaaatagtaTTTCCAATAAAcctaacaaaacaatttatttatcattttatggtacacttttattttatggtacATATTGGGGTagaaattctttaaaattattctctTAAAAGTCTAAGTCTTCTTTTTCTGGATATCGCCCAGGAACTAAATTCTCTCCGATATCTAAGTAATCTTGGTTTTCCATTGTATACGGAAGCCATTTCACACCGACTGTCATCAGGTGTTGGATCACTGAAATTAACAAAAGagatattctttaaattataaaaacaatttataccggtatatactgatatttttttgccaaataaatattatatattttaatgagctTATAGTATTTACCCGTATTTTGCAAAATTTGTACATAGCATTGTCACCTGTTCGATCATTTTAAATGTAGATGAATTCATATTAACTTCTTTTAATGTAAAGATATAACCAAGATCGTCAGTATGGGCGACCACTGGCCTATAATTGAATAGTTGGTCCAATCCCACCATAAGggaaaataaattcaactaagatttacttgtaaatttatacaaagagttttatttttatttcttttagcaATAATTCTTTCTTGACTCATCGTCTCATAGGTAAACAGCTCCATgttgagatattttaataaagcatcTAGAGATTCTCTCGAAGCGATTTTATCcttcaaatataaatctttaaatctTCTGCCTATTTCCATTTGGGTTGTCAACGGAATATTCGTAGTCTACGGTTCaggtacaaaaaaaatctatgaaattGTTAGCTTGATCAAACATTTTGTTGAAATTGGTACCCatagagaaaaatattattccttCGTCTTCTGTATAACCATTTATAACCTCAACTCCTTCATATATACCATTTCGGAGAGCTTCAAATGGGTGTCAAatgtagtttttgttttaaataaaaacgtatatttataatatataccaatttatgtataacttattttttttattatgcaatataattacttattataatttggaTTTAGTTTTTCATATTTCCAAATGTTTGGTATCTAAACattataattcttttataaTGATTACCCTTTTtaaccttatatttattaagagctTACTGTCTTATCGATTTAAAACTTCTAGTTAgtagttttttagtattttttaaaataataaaaattgtttgcaTGAGCCTGTGGTGTATTTAGTTGACACtagtttacttatatttttattccgaaCATTAATATCAAGTCTTGTAAGTTTGAGCACATTTCTGaaaaacgatgttttttttgtttttgtgtgtGATTCTTTTGCCCTCTTTGGGGGCTGACATTTcccattattgttattatttaagagTTTTTAAAATTCCCAGAAATAtatggtaaaatattttcaaatatgattacatactaaaaatatatatttttctttggtTTACGGGAAAGTACTCAAACTGCATTGTTACCGAAGTTTTTAACCACCTTGAACCTTAGATCGCCGATTGGAGGCTCAGCGTAAGGGATGCCCTTGAATGTGAAGAAGGGACATCCAGATTCATTGTTTACAATTTCACTTTCTAGTATACCTTCACTAACTTCTACTTGAATTAATTGTGATAAAGGaagatttgataaataatacgtTTCCATTGTACTGTGAAAGTAAAAGAGAAAATccatatattaatgtaatagcCCACCAATACAGTTCTAGTGAAATTTCGTGAACAAAATAAGTTACAACGACCAAGAAATTTACTAACtagttaaacataattttaataaaaagggctctattatataaaagtttaatttaaaagaaatactcacaatttatataaattattttgtatactttgtaaattatttacgtttttgAATAAACACTTGAAAGCAAGCTCATATTCTATATCAATATTcagtacagataaaaaatttgCATTGTCATTGTGATAATATTGATGTTATCTtctatattacttattttgttacttaattgaaacaaatttacttctatatctataaattacaaatattttaattcataattaattagtcatattgttatatttccAGTGAAACAAAGAACAAAAATAGATAGTAAATTAGACTATTGTATGAAGTTTCGAACATgggaaaaatgttttatgtttgttgATCCATTATAAACGTTGATACGTCACTCAAAAAGTCTTTGGTCTGACACCTATAAGGCAACACTGTTGACACATCTAATTGATTTCTGGGTATTACTATCCTCAGatgatatatacctacatacatacaccttagaattattttttaagataatattcaaGATATAAAAGAATTTTCTGTAttgattaatctttttttttgagGGATTACGTTTGAAGCTAAACAGTGGTTTATTAATGTATCAAAAAGTCGTCAGCTTAGTAGCTTATGAAATTTGTCTAAAGCAACCAAAAACTCGGGAAGTCATCTGGATACCGAATTTTGGGACGCGTATGATATTGGCTATCGACTATCTCATGGGAGGTAGAAGTAGCAAAAGCTAATATCACATGACTATGCCACGTGTCACACGTCAATAAAAACAATGGCGAAATATAAATCCCAGagcatataaaatttaaaaataattaaaattaatcagtttacaattttgataattatggAAAAATCATTAATCGTtaataggtattatttataaaggatATAGGAGACGGTAAAgggaaattattatatattttttatatttcaatatttaaattacataatttctcTTTTGACTAGTAATAACGATATCTGAAACGCTATATGCCATTATCTAcagttcatatttaatttattgaattgaaatcTGAGGAtggtattctttaaaaatattgttccaAAACTCCACCTCTTCTTCATCCGGTGAACAACCAATTTTAAGGTCTTCCCCAATATCCATAAAGTGTTCGTCTTCTGTTGTGTATGGGTTCCATTTAAGTCCTTTGAATCCATCTGGTGTAggatttctataaaaatattgttattaaaaaatatatattattatatcatattatagtaaacattttattggcaTAGCAAACGAaggtttttcatttatttctttaaaaaaatgtttgccaaaacattgttttataagataaacttaaaatatgcgAAAATATGCTTACCCAAATTTGGCAAAATTTGTCCACAACTTGGTGACTTTGTCTATCATCTTATAAGCCcttgaattaatttcaatttcctGGTTGATTTCTCGAAAAGGAAAAATGTAAGGCAAATCATCACCGTGACATACtactgttacatttttaaacatatctGATACcttaatatattgtgtaaagACATTTCGCTCAGATTTACATGTGAATTTgtaaaagtacattttatttttttttaatttcgccaCTGTTTTCTGCATCAATATGGCTGGATATATAAAGGACTCTGCACTTACGAATTTTAGGAATTGATCCATTGTATCATTAGATACTtttgagttttgaaaataatattttttaatcttttttccAATTTCAATTTGTGTGCTTATTGGATAGCTTAATTCAAATGCCTTAGGTACGAAAAATTCTGGGTAATTATTAGCCTgggataatatttctttcatgtCGCGATCTCCTGCTAGAAATATAATACCTTCGTTTTCAGTATATCCATTTATTACATCAATACCTTCATGAAATCCTTTCCGAATAGCGTcatatacattttcggaaaaaAATCGCTCGACATCTGGAAATTCTTCCTCTTTAACAACACCGAAtgatgaatgaatatatttttttgaaatttccaACAacgttaaatgtatttttttgttaacaagtTGATGAACTGAGACGTTTTTGAAATAGGCATAAATAGCATCGTCGTTTTCGGAAGTGCAGCCTAATTCTTTTGCGAGTGTTATAGCTCTTTCTCGAGGCATGGATATGTTCGATAACCAGCTGGTTGCACAACCACTTTGAATTATCGCCCTTTTGAAGAGGCCTTTACTCATAGGAGATAAGCAATGGAATGAAACACATCCTCCTCCTGCACTTTCACCAAATATGGTAACATTTTGTGGATCACCACCAAAGTTCCTGATATTTTTCTGGACCCATCGCAGAGCGGCTACTTGATCCTTCATTCCTGCATTACCCGGTATATCTTTGGTGTGAAGACATAGAAAGCCGAGAACTTCGAgtctataattaattgttacaaGAATAACTCCTTGTTTTACAAGAAACTCGGGACCGTACATGTTGTCGTTTCCACTCCCGCTCACTAAGCCACCGCCGTGGATCCAAAACATTACTGGAAAAGGAGTATCTGGTTGAAGTTCTGGCGTATATACGTTGAGGTACAAGCAATCTTCACTGCCTTGAATCgcattttgaatatattcataCTGGTAACACTTAGATCCGTGGTAACGGGCTTGACGTACTCCTTTCCATGGTTTTTTTGATTGTGGAGcctgaaaaaaacaaaataaaatgtaacattgtATCCGTACGGCGGTTGGCACTGCTGCATTATCTCCtaattaatttcgttataaTTCCAAGCCCTCAACGCTCGATGTGaagtttatatgatataaatatattttcatatcgcGTAGTTTATCACTTagtgcattaaaaataaatgctcgTAAAATGAGctactgatattttatattgaatattatgctACCTTATACACAAATAGTGTATTTTACCTTGAATCGAAGGTGACCTATAGGTGGTTCTGCGTAAGGAATTCCTCTGAAGCTATAAAATTCTCCACCATACTTATTGGTTTCTTTTACTCCTTCAAGTATTCCTTCTGCAACCTTGACTTTCGTCATCACTTTaggctaaataataataataattacttgtcTTTGAATTCTTCGATAACTCGTCGTGGGcgtttataatatctaaaacgAAATTGGTTACAATTTAAGACTGTATTTAATAATGTCTATCTTTGCGggcacttattattttatattatataccgtAACGAGAAATTTATTAAGCTTACCTTGGTGATTACCAAGGAAAATTATTCTAAGGGAAAAGTAAACCTCTATTTTTCTAGCCCGCATCGCAAGCTTTTATTATggttaactattatttatttaaatagggaGCGCCAAACTTTAAAAATCTGACAGCATCATATTTAAAAACCGTTACCTATTcgatatagtattttaattgaaacacgagattattattaacatggaaattaaattgaattgaatacgTTCAATAATcgtagttaataattatatcgaacTGTTGGTACAGTCCATGAATTTAAGAGTGCTAAGCCTTTATTGGAGTGATCTACGCTCGAAGTGTCT
It encodes the following:
- the LOC113400940 gene encoding uncharacterized protein LOC113400940, which encodes MVQIRISDGILEGEMVQNIYGGSFYSFKSIPYAKPPIGDLRFKAPQPVEPWNYIRNAKDSGPESYQSDSFFQKKIFGQEDCLYLNVYTPDLKPYKSFPVMVWIHGGGFLSGSGNDDMYGPEFIVNKDVILVTINYRLGALGFLCLDTEEIPGNAGMKDQIAALRWVQNNIENFGGDPSNVTIFGESAGAACVSCHLISPMSVGLFKRAIIQSGSITNYWAKCQKPRDRALILAKKLGCFTENDEELAKFFKSLPVESLIQIKLPITASENFIEKIHLYFAIVDEKKFGNNERYFYENGLTLNIHQGVDVIIGYVEHEGIIGLKTDKDLSVILDHANFYPEYFAPKSMAFKTTVMEQLEMGKRIKKYYFREDIISIENLEQLVNFLTAELFVYGIIVFARFVAQSKKNKMYMYKFSCKSKRNIFTKIFGADNVLRNKTFVCHADDLGYLFPMEVLLEDVDMNSKEYEMIQTVTKLWTDFAKFGCPTPDKSAGVEWAPYTLKKQNYVNIAEKVIACEEPEKEDIIFWDKIHAHHFPHYAFYPKVMTKVKVAEGILEGVKETNKYGGEFYSFRGIPYAEPPIGHLRFKAPQSKKPWKGVRQARYHGSKCYQYEYIQNAIQGSEDCLYLNVYTPELQPDTPFPVMFWIHGGGLVSGSGNDNMYGPEFLVKQGVILVTINYRLEVLGFLCLHTKDIPGNAGMKDQVAALRWVQKNIRNFGGDPQNVTIFGESAGGGCVSFHCLSPMSKGLFKRAIIQSGCATSWLSNISMPRERAITLAKELGCTSENDDAIYAYFKNVSVHQLVNKKIHLTLLEISKKYIHSSFGVVKEEEFPDVERFFSENVYDAIRKGFHEGIDVINGYTENEGIIFLAGDRDMKEILSQANNYPEFFVPKAFELSYPISTQIEIGKKIKKYYFQNSKVSNDTMDQFLKFVSAESFIYPAILMQKTVAKLKKNKMYFYKFTCKSERNVFTQYIKVSDMFKNVTVVCHGDDLPYIFPFREINQEIEINSRAYKMIDKVTKLWTNFAKFGNPTPDGFKGLKWNPYTTEDEHFMDIGEDLKIGCSPDEEEVEFWNNIFKEYHPQISIQ